The DNA sequence CTTTTTATACTCAAGCTAAACACATCGGAAAAAGAGGCATGTCAGTTGGAACTTTGCTTTCTTTCTGCAATGTCGTTACATTTGAAGAGGATGAGACAAAAGTTCTCAGCCTTATTTATTTGCTAGGCGCAGTGGTTGATTGGATATCCTTATCCTTTGCTATGCATGTGATAGCTGCTATCCTAACTAACTGTGCGGAGGTGGAACAACGAAATCAAATTCTTTGAATTATCGATTTTTGTCCCACTCTCTCATTTGTGTGGTGTTAAGCGGCAACTCCTATCAGTTCGTGACAGTATTAGGCTAATCGCTGTTCGTAGTACTCTTCTTTTCTAATTTCTTTGACATTTTATATTTTACCAAATATATCAAATTCATTTTAACCATATATAGATTCTTTTTTACTATTTTTCAAGCAATGGAAGTATTCCGTGCTATAATAGCATAAAAAGCATTTAAGGAAGAAGATTATGACTTTCAACCAGATTCTGGAAAAAATTAAAACTTACGATACGATTATTATTCACCGTCATCAAAGGCCTGACCCTGATGCCTTAGGCAGTCAGTTGGGGCTGCGGGAAATTTTACGCTATAACTTTCCTGATAAAACTGTGCTGGCGACAGGCAGTGATGAACCGAGTTTAGGCTGGCTGAGCAAGATGGATTCTGTTGCTGACAGCGCCTACCAAGGTGCTTTAGTTATCGTAACAGATACTGCCAATACGCCCCGCATTGATGATGAGCGTTTTGAGCGTGGGGATTGTCTGATTAAAATTGACCACCATCCTAATGAGGACCCTTATGGTGACCTACTCTATGTCAATACTCAAGCTTCTTCAGCCAGCGAAATCATCACTGATTTTGCCCAAAAAACTGGTCTTGAGCTAACTAGCGAGGCTGCTCGCCTCCTCTATGCTGGTATTGTTGGCGATACCGGTCGCTTCCTCTACGATGCAACCAGCCCTAAGACTTTGAGAATTGCAGCTGATTTGCGAGAATTTGATTTTGATTTTGCGGCTATTTCTCGTCAAATGGATAGTTTCCCCTTCAAAATTGCTAAACTGCAGGGCTATGTCTTCGACCATTTGGACATTGATGAAAATGGGGCTGCCCGTCTGCTCCTAACTCGTCAGGTTCTGGAGGAGTTTGACGTCAGTGATGCTGAAAGCTCAGCCATTGTCAGCACGCCAGGCAAGATTGACCTTGTACAATCTTGGGCTATCTTCGTTGAGCAGCCTGAGGGCTACTACCGAGTTCGTCTCCGCAGTAAAAAGGTCGTTATCAATGAAATTGCTAAACGACATGATGGCGGTGGCCACCCTCTTGCCAGTGGAGCTAATTCTTACAGCCTAGAAGAAAACGAGCAAATTTACCGAGAGATTACAGAGGCTGTTGCCCATGCTAACACTAACTAATCGGCAAGTTTATTTAATGGGGACAACTATTGATATCTCTATTTACCACGCAAATCCAGAACCTATTTTGGATGAAGCCGAAGAACTCCTTTATCTTTATAACCATCGCTTTTCTGCTAATGATGATTCGTCTGAATTAATGGCTATTAATCGGTCGGCAGGTACTGAGGCTGTCGTAGTCCATCCTCAGCTTTTTGAACTGATTGCTCTGGGAAAAAAGCACAGTCTGGCCCCTAGCAGTCATCTTAATATTGCCATCGGTCCACTGATTCAAACCTGGCGAATTGGTTTTGACGATGCTAAGGTTCCCAGTCAAGAGGAAATAACAGCCAAGTTAGCTCTGATTGATCCTAGAAAAATTATTCTGGATGAGAAAAATTCCTCTGTCTTTCTAGCCAAGGCTGGCATGAAAATTGACCTAGGAGCTTTGGCCAAGGGCTATATTGCCGACCGAATTATGGAATTTTTGAAAAAACAAGGTGTCCCTGCTGGCCTCATCAATCTAGGGGGCAATGTCTTAACATTCGGACCTGCCTATCATAATCCAGATCAAAACTGGCGTATCGGTATTCAAAATCCCGGCCTTCCTCGAGGGAATCACTTAGCCATTCTTTCCGTCCGCGACCAATCAGTGGTCACTTCAGGCATTTACGAGCGTACTTTTACCTACCAAGGAAAAACTTACCACCATATCTTTGACAGTCAGACTGGCTATCCTGTCGATTGCCAGACAGTCAGTCTAACCATTGTTTCCAAGCTATCGGTTGACGGGGAAATCTGGACTACTCGTCTCTTTGGTAAATCCCCATCAGAAATTTTGACAGAAGTCATCCGAGTACCAGATTTAGCTGCTATAGTCGTGACCAATGAAAACCAGATCTTCCCTAGCTCTAACCTGCCAATCTTGAAAAGCTAATTCAAATATTTTTTAAGAACTTGTATTCACATTTTTTTGACAGTTAGCCTTATGCGGTAGGGACGCAAGCGACCTCCTAACGGAGTTCCATTGCTCATTTTCAAGCCTAGGGTCTTGAAAATCCCCTCGACGATTGACTTAAATAGAGGCAATCGTCTTTTTACCACGGCGGCAACTGTCTGTTTTGAGCGACCTTATGGTCGCTTTTCCCAGCTGACGCTAAGAATTTAAAGTTGTGAATACAGTTTCTTAGCGCTTTCAAAAGAGGTTCTTTTTTGCTACAATAACATTGCATTCAAAAGGAGGTCACATTATGAAAATTATCGGAATTGTTGGAACAAATTCTAAGAAATCTACTAACCGGCAGCTGTTACAATATATTCAAAAACATTTTACTGACAAGGCAGACATCGAGTTGGTTGAAATTAAGGACTTACCTCTCTTTAATAAACCTGCGGATCGCATACTACCTGAAACCGTTAGACAGCTGGCTGCTAAAATTGAAGCCGCAGACGGGGTGATTATTGGAACACCCGAATATGATCACTCTGTCCCTGCGGTTCTGATGAATGCCCTGGCATGGCTCTCCTATGGTATCTATCCCATGCTTAACAAACCAGTCATGATTACAGGAGCTTCCTATGGGACCCTGGGTTCTTCTCGTGCCCAGCTCCAATTGCGACAAATTCTCAATGCCCCAGAACTCAAAGCCAATGTTCTCCCTGATGAATTTCTTTTATCTCATTCCTTACAAGCCTTTGATCCTAAAGGGGAGCTCAATGACATTGAAACCAGTCAAAAATTGGATGCTATTTTCGATGACTTCCGAATTTTTGTAAAAATGACAGAAAAGATGTCTCATGCCAAAGAACTCTTGAAAAAAGAGGCTGAAAACTTTAACTGGGAAACGTTGAATTAAAGGGGAGGATAAAAAATGACGATGAAATTTGTTGGACTTGTAGGCTCAAACGCAGAAACATCTTATAACCGCATGCTGCTGGAATATATTCGTCGGCACTTTAAATTTCAGTTCGAACTAGAACTTTTGGAAATCAAAGATGTTCCAATGTTCAATCAAGACGAGGACCAGTCGGATTCCTTTGCAGTCCGATACCTCTATAATAAAATTACCCGAGCTGATGGTGTCATCATTGCAACACCAGAGCATAATCATACCATCACACCGGCACTTAAGAGCACTTTAGAATGGCTATCTTTCAACCTCCATCCCTTTGAAAACAAACCCGTCATGATTGTCGGAGCTTCCTACTATGATCAAGGAACTTCACGAGCTCAGGTCCATCTGAGAAAAATTTTAGATGCACCTGGTGTCAATGCTTACACCCTACCCGGTAATGAATTTCTCTTGGGCAAGGCAAAAGAAGCCTTTGATGATAATGGTGATATCATCAACCAAGGAACTGTTGATTTTCTTAGTACCTGCTTAGATAACTTTGTTAAATATGTGGAGGTCGTTTCAAAATTGAAAAAACCAAAACCTATCGAACCAGAAGATTTGGATTGTAACCATCCAATTGCAACCACTGTAACCGAAGTTGATCCTGATGATCCAGACTGGGTTGAAAAAGTGGCCGAAATTACTGGTGCTGTCTCGGGTAATACCTATGTCAAGCTTGACCATGGCATCCTAACTGTCGATCAAATCAATATGTTCCTCAAGTCTATGCCTTTTGAATTGACCTATGCGGATGATAACAACCAATTTCTCTACTACAATAATGCTCACCAAGACCCAGAAACCATGTTTGCAAAACGTGTTCCATCACAGTCAGGCAGCCGTTTGTCAACAGTCCACAACAGCCTACCAGCTAATCGAATGAAAAATGTTGAATGGGTTATTGGTACTCTGCGCAATGGCGATCAAGAAGTCGTTCGGACCTTAATTCCTAATCCCAATCCAGCTGTCCTCAATACCCATAATTACCAAGCTATGTACTATGATGACGGTTCTTATGCAGGCATTAATGAAATTGTCTTCAACTTCAAGCCTTGGTTAGACTGGTATCTGGAAACTACTGGTCAACATTTGGCTGGTGGAACAGCCCCAGCTGCCGGACCTGCCAGTGCTGATGCTACTTCCGGTGCATCTTCTTCTAACAGCGGATCCCAACCTGATGCCGATGCTACTTCTGGTGCATCTTCTCACTAAAAACCTTAAAGAATTTGACCAAAAGTCTTGCCAAAGTTAGGGAACTTTGTTAAACTAGAATAGTTATTAAACTATGGCTTAAAAGAGCTATGGCAGAAAGGAAATTTAAAAGAATGAAAAAAGATATCCATCCAGAATACCGTCCAGTCGTATTCCTTGATACAACTACAGGTTACAAGTTCCTTAGTGGTTCAACAAAACCTTCTAAAGAGACTGTTGAATTCGAAGGTGAAACTTACCCATTGGTACGTGTTGAAATTTCTTCAGATTCACATCCATTTTACACTGGACGTCAAAAGTTCACACAAGCAGATGGACGTGTCGATCGCTTCAACAAAAAATACGGCCTCAAATAAGATTGAAAACAGCTCTGATGAGCTGTTTTTTCTCTATCTAAAAAAGAAAACTGAGCTGGAATTATTTTCAGCTCAGTTTTTCGACTTAGGTGTGAACAACGAGATCTTGAGCAATCTCATGTCCTGTCATGTCCTTAGGGTAGTAGGTCGGCCAGTTGTCCATCTCCTTTAAAATCGTATCTTGATCGGAATCGCCCCAAAAGAGATGGAAATGGGCTGCCTTAGTCTCTGAAATATTATGATCACTAAACTGGATGTATTTGAATTCTCCAGCCTTACTATCTTTAGTTTCAAAGAGGTAGCGAACACCACGGTTCCCTTTCTTATAGGTTAAAATCTTATAGCCAACATATTTGTAAGTGTAGGTATGTTTTTTACCATGTTGGGTGAAGGTTACCTGATTTTTCTTACCATTAATAGAGATAGCTTCAACAGCCGTTTTATAACCCTTGGTATAGTAATCTTTGTATTCTTTGGCTGTCATATCCTTGTTGAGTTTGGCCTTATAGTCCCAGACTTGATCCAAGGTACCATCTTGAAGATAAGGATAAACTGACTGCCAACTGCCAGTCCAGTCAGATAACCTGCGATCTGTAACATCGGTATCCTTGAAATAGCCTTTTTGAACAGTCTTTTCAGCTTCCTTTGCTGGGACTTCTTGCCCTTGACTATCTGTTGTCTTCCGCAAATTCTTCAGATTTTGTCGCATGATGGACAAGTAGTCTTGACCACCCTTCATCTCTCCTTCGGTCAAACTTTCGATAGGATTCAAAACCAAGGTTTCAACACCAGCTTCTTTGGCTAAGGTTTCCGAAACAGCTGATGAGGCATTTTCTTCAAAATAAATGTATTTAATGCCGGAATCTTTAACCTGTTGGGATAAATTGGCTAAATGCTGGGCTGATGGTTCACTTTCTGCAGAAATACCATTGATGTGGATTTGGTTGAGGCCATAATCCAATGCTAGGTAAGCAAAAGCAGCATGCTGGGTGATAAAGCTCTTCTGCCTAGCAGCAGAAAGGGCTGAACTGTATTCCTTATCTAAGGCTTCCAGTTTTTTAATATAAGTTGCGGCGTTTTTCTTAAAAATTTTAGCCTTGTTGGGATACTTCTTAGATAGGCTATCACGAATATTTTCTACCAGTTTAATGGACCGTTGTGGTGATAACCATACATGGGGATCAAATTCATGATGATGGCCTTCATGTCCTTCTTCTTTACCTTCTTCTTCGCTTCCAGCCAAGAGAACCATATTACCGGTAGCTCGAATAAAATCAGTCTTATCCTTACCGATGGATTTCTTCACTTTAGGTATCCAGGTTTCCATACTCTCATTATCATAAACGAGAGCATCAGCCTTTTGGATCGTTGCCACATCCTTGGTCGAAGGATCAAAGTCATGAGGCTCCTTACCTGCCTTTATGAGCAAACTAACATGTCCCTGATCTCCTAGGACATTTTTAGTGAATTCATACATGGGGTAGAAAGTGGCCACCACCTCGATATCACCAGACTTCTGTTTCTCATGTTCATTGAACCAGATACCACCGACAATTGCACAAGCTAAAATCAGCAAGATTCCAATTATTGTTATTCTCTTTTTCTTCATATCACTTACCTTCCTTAACTGGTTAATTAAATTGTTTACTGGTTAAGTATATCACAAATAAACAGAAGTGCAAGTCCTTTGTGAAAAAATAACTGACTATTTACAAGTTTTTACCAAATGGCTGGATTATTTTTACTACAACAACGTACGAATTAAAGCAAAACTAAAAGGGACTTGGCCCTGTGTGATACAGAACTAAATCCCTTCAATAATTTCTTGTCCAACTTTTTGGGGTCAGTACAATATTAGACGCTTCCCTCTTTTATACTATTGAACATAGGCTAAAGCACCGAAGAGCTGACTTGAAAAAGAGGAGTTTCAGCCAGCTTTCAACATTATAGAAGTTTTTAACGTCTCTTATCTGTTAGAGTTCATCAGCAATCTTATTGATTCTGCGGAGGCGGTGGTTAACACCACTTTTGGTTAGAGGGATTTCTAGGCTGTCTGCAATCTGCTGGATAGAATAATCAGGATGATCCACTCGAACCTGAGCAACCTGCCGCAATTCTACCGGCAGAATATCCATGCCAACTGTATCCATAATCTTAATAATATTATTGATGGTTTTCATACTAGCTGTTACGGTGCGAGCGATATTAGCAGTTTCTGCATTAGTGGCCCGATTGAGGTCATTTCTAGTCTCTCGCATGATTTTAATCTCTTCAAAAGCATCCTTGGCCTGCATAGCACCAATAACGATGAGAAAATCCATGATATCCTCAGCCTTCTGCAGATAGGTCACCGCGCCATTTTTATGTTCAATGACTTTAGCATCCAGCATGAATTTTTGCATCAGTTGGGCCAAATCCTCAGCGTGGTCCTGATAGACTGAGAAAATTTCCAATTGGTACTTGCCCGATTCAGGATCACGGATAGAACCATTAGCTAAAAAGGCTCCACGCAAATAGGTCCGGCCTGCTTCATCATCGTGGAGAATAGAGTCGGCAATCCCAGTTTCAATACCAAAAAATGAATCTGCTAATTGCAAATCAGAAAGGATAAGGTCAACTTCTTGATCGACAAAAACAGTATAGACACGATTTTTTTTCAAATTGGTCTTTTGATGGTAGCGAATATCCGGTTGAACACCATAGAGGTCTTCCAAAAGCGAATAGATATGGCGGGCGATTTTTGCATTCTCAGTTAGAATGGACAGGGTCAGGCCACTGCTAGTCAATCCCAAATTCCCAGACATTTTAATGAAAGCCGATAGCTGGCTGCGGTCCGCATCCGCTAAGCCCAGCACTTCTTCTTTGACTTGGGTGGTGAAGCTCATCGTTTTCTCCTCTTGGTTAATCGCATCAATTCTTCAACGACCAACTCACCATGGTGGAAGGCTCCGCCATTTTCCAAACGCAAGAAATTGGAAGAAATCACTCGCTTAACCAGCTTCTGCAACCCTTCAAAATCATGGTCAACTTGAACCAGATATTCATCAAACTTATTGGTGTCCATGTAGTCTTTAGGAACAGGTTCAATATTGACTAAAACAGTGTCAATGACATCAGCACCTAAATGACGATTGAGAACTGCCACATGGTCGGCATCCGAAAATTGCTCTGTTTCACCGTACTGAGTCATGATATTGCAAACATAGGCTACTTCTGCCTGTGTTTCTAATAAAGCCTTCTTGATTTCAGGAATGACGAGATTGGGCAGAATGGAGGTAAAGAGTGAACCAGGACCGAGAACAATCATATCACTATCCATAATAGCTTTTACAACTTTACGGCTGGCTGAGGGTTGTTTGGCATTGTAAGTATTGGTAACAAAAACGTGGTCAATCATGCCGTCATAGTC is a window from the Streptococcus criceti HS-6 genome containing:
- a CDS encoding DHH family phosphoesterase; amino-acid sequence: MTFNQILEKIKTYDTIIIHRHQRPDPDALGSQLGLREILRYNFPDKTVLATGSDEPSLGWLSKMDSVADSAYQGALVIVTDTANTPRIDDERFERGDCLIKIDHHPNEDPYGDLLYVNTQASSASEIITDFAQKTGLELTSEAARLLYAGIVGDTGRFLYDATSPKTLRIAADLREFDFDFAAISRQMDSFPFKIAKLQGYVFDHLDIDENGAARLLLTRQVLEEFDVSDAESSAIVSTPGKIDLVQSWAIFVEQPEGYYRVRLRSKKVVINEIAKRHDGGGHPLASGANSYSLEENEQIYREITEAVAHANTN
- a CDS encoding zinc ABC transporter substrate-binding protein AdcA, coding for MKKKRITIIGILLILACAIVGGIWFNEHEKQKSGDIEVVATFYPMYEFTKNVLGDQGHVSLLIKAGKEPHDFDPSTKDVATIQKADALVYDNESMETWIPKVKKSIGKDKTDFIRATGNMVLLAGSEEEGKEEGHEGHHHEFDPHVWLSPQRSIKLVENIRDSLSKKYPNKAKIFKKNAATYIKKLEALDKEYSSALSAARQKSFITQHAAFAYLALDYGLNQIHINGISAESEPSAQHLANLSQQVKDSGIKYIYFEENASSAVSETLAKEAGVETLVLNPIESLTEGEMKGGQDYLSIMRQNLKNLRKTTDSQGQEVPAKEAEKTVQKGYFKDTDVTDRRLSDWTGSWQSVYPYLQDGTLDQVWDYKAKLNKDMTAKEYKDYYTKGYKTAVEAISINGKKNQVTFTQHGKKHTYTYKYVGYKILTYKKGNRGVRYLFETKDSKAGEFKYIQFSDHNISETKAAHFHLFWGDSDQDTILKEMDNWPTYYPKDMTGHEIAQDLVVHT
- the whiA gene encoding DNA-binding protein WhiA, with product MSFTTQVKEEVLGLADADRSQLSAFIKMSGNLGLTSSGLTLSILTENAKIARHIYSLLEDLYGVQPDIRYHQKTNLKKNRVYTVFVDQEVDLILSDLQLADSFFGIETGIADSILHDDEAGRTYLRGAFLANGSIRDPESGKYQLEIFSVYQDHAEDLAQLMQKFMLDAKVIEHKNGAVTYLQKAEDIMDFLIVIGAMQAKDAFEEIKIMRETRNDLNRATNAETANIARTVTASMKTINNIIKIMDTVGMDILPVELRQVAQVRVDHPDYSIQQIADSLEIPLTKSGVNHRLRRINKIADEL
- a CDS encoding YvcK family protein, coding for MRKPKITVIGGGTGIPVLLKSLRHENVDITAIVTVADDGGSSGELRSAMQLTPPGDLRNVLVAMSDMPKFYEKIFQYRFNDGDGALSGHPLGNLIIAGISEMQGSTYNAMQILSKFFHTTGKIYPASEDALTLHAVFQDGHEVVGESSIADYDGMIDHVFVTNTYNAKQPSASRKVVKAIMDSDMIVLGPGSLFTSILPNLVIPEIKKALLETQAEVAYVCNIMTQYGETEQFSDADHVAVLNRHLGADVIDTVLVNIEPVPKDYMDTNKFDEYLVQVDHDFEGLQKLVKRVISSNFLRLENGGAFHHGELVVEELMRLTKRRKR
- a CDS encoding NAD(P)H-dependent oxidoreductase, with product MKFVGLVGSNAETSYNRMLLEYIRRHFKFQFELELLEIKDVPMFNQDEDQSDSFAVRYLYNKITRADGVIIATPEHNHTITPALKSTLEWLSFNLHPFENKPVMIVGASYYDQGTSRAQVHLRKILDAPGVNAYTLPGNEFLLGKAKEAFDDNGDIINQGTVDFLSTCLDNFVKYVEVVSKLKKPKPIEPEDLDCNHPIATTVTEVDPDDPDWVEKVAEITGAVSGNTYVKLDHGILTVDQINMFLKSMPFELTYADDNNQFLYYNNAHQDPETMFAKRVPSQSGSRLSTVHNSLPANRMKNVEWVIGTLRNGDQEVVRTLIPNPNPAVLNTHNYQAMYYDDGSYAGINEIVFNFKPWLDWYLETTGQHLAGGTAPAAGPASADATSGASSSNSGSQPDADATSGASSH
- a CDS encoding FAD:protein FMN transferase, with the protein product MLTLTNRQVYLMGTTIDISIYHANPEPILDEAEELLYLYNHRFSANDDSSELMAINRSAGTEAVVVHPQLFELIALGKKHSLAPSSHLNIAIGPLIQTWRIGFDDAKVPSQEEITAKLALIDPRKIILDEKNSSVFLAKAGMKIDLGALAKGYIADRIMEFLKKQGVPAGLINLGGNVLTFGPAYHNPDQNWRIGIQNPGLPRGNHLAILSVRDQSVVTSGIYERTFTYQGKTYHHIFDSQTGYPVDCQTVSLTIVSKLSVDGEIWTTRLFGKSPSEILTEVIRVPDLAAIVVTNENQIFPSSNLPILKS
- a CDS encoding NADPH-dependent FMN reductase produces the protein MKIIGIVGTNSKKSTNRQLLQYIQKHFTDKADIELVEIKDLPLFNKPADRILPETVRQLAAKIEAADGVIIGTPEYDHSVPAVLMNALAWLSYGIYPMLNKPVMITGASYGTLGSSRAQLQLRQILNAPELKANVLPDEFLLSHSLQAFDPKGELNDIETSQKLDAIFDDFRIFVKMTEKMSHAKELLKKEAENFNWETLN
- a CDS encoding type B 50S ribosomal protein L31; translation: MKKDIHPEYRPVVFLDTTTGYKFLSGSTKPSKETVEFEGETYPLVRVEISSDSHPFYTGRQKFTQADGRVDRFNKKYGLK